A region from the Acidiferrobacter sp. SPIII_3 genome encodes:
- a CDS encoding DUF1015 domain-containing protein produces MSLIRPFRGLRPDAARAAAVIAPPYDVLSSAEARAAVAGRPLSFLRVSKAEVDLPADTNPTDEVVFRQAARNWAQLRREVLIQDATPCYYCYELTMGDHVQKGLVAAASVEAYAEGRIRRHELTRPDKERDRVRHIEALNAQTGPAFLTFRAQPEIAALLARASEGPAAIDAPLQGVRHRLWVVAETDLIARLTAAFERLPRIYIADGHHRTAAAKVVAASRGPQPGAHHGFLSVLFPDNEMQILNYDRVVVDLNGRSVPELQEALAAIFEIRPEDAAVRPRAPAEFGMYLAGHWYRLCWRGSRPRDPVARLDVSLLQDRVLAPLFGIADPRRDQRIDFVGGIRGPAALAERIDRMGGVAFTLYPTGLQDLMAVADQDAVMPPKSTWFEPKLADGLVSYSLEEG; encoded by the coding sequence ATGAGTCTCATACGTCCCTTCCGGGGTCTGCGGCCCGATGCCGCGCGCGCGGCCGCGGTGATCGCGCCCCCTTATGATGTCTTGAGCAGCGCCGAGGCGCGCGCGGCGGTGGCCGGGCGGCCATTGAGCTTTCTGCGCGTCTCCAAGGCCGAGGTCGACCTGCCGGCAGACACCAACCCCACAGACGAGGTCGTGTTTCGGCAGGCGGCGCGCAACTGGGCGCAACTACGCCGCGAGGTGCTGATCCAGGATGCCACGCCCTGTTATTATTGCTATGAACTGACGATGGGGGACCATGTCCAGAAGGGCCTGGTCGCGGCGGCCTCGGTGGAGGCCTATGCCGAGGGACGTATCCGCCGCCACGAGCTTACGCGTCCGGACAAGGAGCGTGACCGGGTCCGTCATATCGAGGCCCTGAACGCCCAGACCGGGCCGGCATTCCTCACGTTTCGCGCGCAGCCGGAGATTGCGGCCCTGTTGGCGCGCGCCTCCGAGGGCCCGGCGGCTATCGACGCGCCCCTGCAGGGGGTCCGCCATCGCCTGTGGGTGGTGGCCGAGACCGATCTGATCGCGCGCCTCACCGCCGCCTTCGAGCGCCTTCCCCGGATCTATATCGCCGACGGCCATCACCGAACCGCCGCCGCGAAGGTCGTGGCGGCGAGCCGTGGACCGCAGCCCGGCGCCCACCACGGGTTTCTTTCGGTGCTGTTTCCCGACAACGAGATGCAGATCCTGAACTATGACCGGGTCGTGGTTGATCTGAATGGGCGGAGCGTGCCGGAATTGCAGGAGGCCCTGGCGGCAATCTTCGAGATCCGGCCCGAGGACGCCGCGGTACGCCCGCGTGCGCCTGCCGAATTCGGGATGTATCTCGCGGGTCACTGGTATCGCCTGTGCTGGCGCGGAAGCCGCCCCCGGGACCCCGTGGCGCGCCTCGATGTGAGCCTGTTGCAGGATCGGGTACTGGCGCCGCTTTTCGGGATTGCCGACCCGCGCCGCGATCAGCGCATTGATTTCGTGGGGGGTATTCGCGGTCCGGCGGCGCTCGCCGAACGCATTGATCGCATGGGCGGCGTGGCGTTTACCCTCTACCCCACGGGACTCCAGGACCTCATGGCGGTGGCCGACCAGGATGCGGTCATGCCCCCCAAATCCACCTGGTTCGAGCCCAAGCTCGCCGATGGGCTCGTGTCCTACAGCCTGGAGGAGGGTTAG
- a CDS encoding DUF3579 domain-containing protein codes for MMEVGNKIVIEGVTEDGRTFRPSDWIERISGSLSTFGMDRRIRYSHYVQPQVIDGRKCLVLDPELKSVNPSAYSFLVDFAKGNKLKIHGLDGGESAGACMAPRLCPA; via the coding sequence ATGATGGAAGTGGGCAATAAGATCGTGATCGAGGGGGTAACCGAGGATGGCCGCACCTTCAGACCGAGCGACTGGATAGAACGGATCAGCGGCAGTCTTTCCACCTTCGGCATGGATCGCCGCATCCGTTACTCGCATTATGTGCAACCGCAGGTTATAGACGGCCGCAAGTGTCTGGTACTGGATCCGGAACTGAAAAGCGTGAACCCGAGCGCCTACAGCTTTCTCGTGGATTTCGCCAAGGGCAATAAATTGAAAATCCATGGTCTGGACGGTGGGGAATCGGCGGGCGCGTGCATGGCCCCGCGCCTCTGCCCGGCCTAA
- a CDS encoding quinone-dependent dihydroorotate dehydrogenase: MYKALRPWLFRVPPETAHEAALLALRAYGAVRRPPATATGGPLAVRALGLRFANPLGLAAGFDKNGRALRGLAALGFGFLEVGTVTPRAQPGNPRPRLFRLAEQRALINRLGFNNAGMGPLAARLRAPRPAIPIGVNIGKNRDTPLDRAVDDYRLGFAALAPYADYLTVNLSSPNTPGLRALQEPEAARLVLGALREDQAALCRQSGRHCPIAVKIAPDFTQETLDALLAVLAEGLCDAVIATNTTVTRPTMGHGPAAREPGGLSGAPLTALSREIISRTFKVLPDIPIIGVGGINNAEDAWQHLLAGASLLQLYTGLIYEGPGLVHTVLAGLLERVRAGGQDDLGDTLSAARRNLSSGSRPNTVKF; this comes from the coding sequence GTGTACAAGGCCCTTCGTCCCTGGCTGTTTCGCGTACCCCCCGAGACCGCTCATGAGGCCGCCCTGCTCGCCCTGCGCGCCTACGGCGCCGTGCGCCGGCCACCGGCCACAGCCACCGGCGGCCCCTTGGCGGTCCGGGCCCTCGGTCTGCGGTTTGCCAACCCCTTGGGGCTTGCCGCCGGTTTCGACAAGAACGGCCGGGCCCTGCGCGGGTTGGCGGCACTCGGATTCGGCTTCCTCGAGGTCGGCACGGTCACCCCGCGCGCGCAGCCCGGCAACCCCCGCCCACGCCTCTTCCGGCTTGCCGAGCAACGCGCGCTCATCAATCGTCTCGGTTTCAACAACGCCGGCATGGGGCCGCTTGCAGCGCGCCTACGCGCCCCGCGCCCCGCCATCCCCATCGGCGTGAACATCGGCAAGAACCGCGACACGCCCCTGGACCGCGCCGTCGACGACTACCGGCTGGGGTTTGCGGCACTCGCCCCGTACGCCGACTATCTGACCGTCAACCTGTCCTCGCCCAACACCCCGGGCCTGCGCGCCCTTCAGGAACCGGAGGCCGCGCGCCTCGTGCTCGGGGCCCTGCGTGAGGATCAGGCCGCGCTCTGCCGGCAAAGCGGGCGGCATTGTCCGATTGCGGTGAAGATCGCGCCGGATTTCACGCAAGAGACGCTCGATGCCCTGCTTGCGGTCCTCGCCGAGGGTCTCTGCGATGCGGTCATCGCTACCAATACCACGGTCACTCGCCCCACTATGGGGCACGGGCCTGCGGCCCGTGAGCCGGGAGGCCTCTCCGGGGCGCCGCTCACGGCCCTGTCCCGGGAGATAATATCAAGGACATTCAAGGTGTTACCGGATATCCCTATCATAGGAGTCGGTGGCATAAATAATGCAGAAGATGCCTGGCAACACTTATTGGCGGGGGCCTCCTTGCTGCAGCTTTATACCGGATTGATCTATGAAGGGCCGGGACTCGTGCATACCGTCCTCGCCGGGCTTTTGGAGCGCGTTCGCGCCGGTGGCCAGGATGACCTTGGTGATACGCTTTCCGCGGCGCGACGGAACCTTTCGTCCGGATCAAGGCCCAATACGGTTAAATTCTGA
- a CDS encoding pseudouridine synthase — translation MNDALVRISKLLASRGVCSRREADYYLEQGLVEVDGHRAVVGERAAPDARITLAPTARARQERRVTILLNKPLGYVSGQPEKGYQSAHVLLTGASYAGPAPLPRVPPGLAVAGRLDIDSQGLLVLTEDGRIARLLIGEHVIEKEYHVRVDAPIQDATLARLRGPFMLDDRPLRPVRVERLGPDALIMTLIEGRKRQIRRMLHEVGHEVRALKRVRIGRVRLGGLKPGQWRLLAPGERF, via the coding sequence ATGAACGACGCCCTCGTGCGTATCTCGAAACTGCTGGCCTCGCGCGGGGTGTGTTCGCGGCGCGAGGCCGATTACTACCTGGAGCAGGGCTTGGTGGAGGTCGATGGGCACCGCGCGGTGGTCGGCGAACGCGCCGCCCCCGATGCACGCATTACGCTCGCCCCCACGGCGCGGGCCCGCCAGGAGCGGCGCGTGACCATTCTCTTGAATAAACCCCTGGGCTATGTGTCGGGGCAACCGGAAAAGGGCTATCAGAGCGCGCATGTCCTGCTCACGGGCGCCTCCTATGCCGGTCCCGCGCCGCTGCCGCGCGTGCCCCCAGGGCTTGCGGTGGCCGGACGCCTCGACATCGACTCCCAGGGGCTTTTGGTGCTCACCGAGGACGGGCGCATCGCGCGCCTTTTGATCGGCGAGCATGTCATCGAGAAAGAGTATCACGTGCGCGTCGATGCGCCGATCCAGGATGCCACCCTGGCCAGGCTGCGCGGACCCTTCATGCTCGACGACCGGCCCCTGCGCCCGGTGCGCGTCGAGCGTCTGGGCCCCGACGCCTTGATCATGACCCTGATCGAGGGACGCAAACGCCAGATCCGACGCATGCTGCACGAGGTCGGGCACGAGGTGCGCGCCCTAAAGCGTGTACGCATCGGGCGCGTGCGTCTGGGCGGCCTCAAACCAGGCCAGTGGCGCCTGCTGGCCCCGGGCGAGCGCTTCTAG
- the ilvD gene encoding dihydroxy-acid dehydratase, whose product MIKLNRYSAKITGPKSQGASQAMLYGTGLTADDMDKAQVGIGSVWFEGNTCNMHLLDLAALVKEGVEKAGLVGMRFNTVGVSDGMSMGTDGMSFSLQSRDLIADSVETVMSAQWYDAQITLPGCDKNMPGCIIGMARVNRPGLMIYGGTIKPGHVHGETLDIVSAFQAYGAFLSGKITEEQRSEVIHHACPGPGACGGMYTANTMASTIEAMGMSLPYSSSTPAVDGGKREECLRAGAAVRLLLERDIRPRDIMTRKAFENALAVLMVLGGSTNAVLHLIAMARAVDVPLTLEDFQAASDRVPLLADLKPSGKYVMEDLHQAGGVPAVMRLLAEHGLIHGECLTVTGKTVAENLAEAASLRAGQPVIRPWDQPIKATAHIQILSGNLAPGGSVAKITGKEGLSFTGPARVFDSEEAMLAALEAGVIQRGDVVVIRYEGPKGGPGMPEMLTPTSALMGAGMGADVALITDGRFSGGSHGFIIGHVVPEAQEGGPIALIQDGDRITIDAQARRLSAEVSDEEWARRRAAWRMPPYKAARGTLKKYIKNVQNASLGCVTDE is encoded by the coding sequence ATGATAAAGCTTAACCGTTATAGCGCAAAGATCACCGGCCCCAAATCCCAGGGGGCGTCGCAGGCGATGCTGTATGGCACCGGGCTCACGGCCGACGATATGGACAAGGCCCAGGTCGGCATCGGCAGCGTATGGTTCGAGGGTAATACCTGCAATATGCACCTCCTGGACCTCGCCGCCCTCGTCAAGGAGGGGGTGGAAAAGGCCGGCCTGGTCGGCATGCGCTTCAATACCGTCGGGGTCTCGGACGGCATGTCGATGGGCACCGACGGCATGAGCTTTTCCCTGCAGTCCCGCGATCTCATCGCGGATTCCGTCGAAACCGTCATGAGCGCGCAATGGTATGACGCGCAGATCACATTGCCCGGTTGCGACAAGAACATGCCGGGCTGCATCATTGGCATGGCGCGCGTCAACCGCCCGGGACTCATGATCTACGGCGGCACCATCAAGCCCGGTCACGTCCATGGGGAGACCTTGGACATCGTGTCGGCCTTTCAGGCCTACGGGGCGTTTTTGTCCGGTAAGATCACAGAAGAGCAACGCAGCGAGGTGATCCATCACGCCTGCCCCGGACCCGGGGCCTGCGGGGGCATGTATACCGCCAACACCATGGCCTCGACGATCGAGGCCATGGGAATGAGCCTGCCCTATAGCTCCTCGACCCCGGCGGTCGATGGCGGCAAGCGCGAGGAGTGCCTGCGCGCCGGCGCCGCGGTGCGCCTGCTGCTGGAACGCGACATCAGGCCGCGCGACATCATGACCCGCAAGGCCTTCGAAAACGCGCTCGCCGTGCTCATGGTGCTGGGGGGGTCGACCAACGCCGTCTTGCACCTCATCGCCATGGCGCGCGCCGTGGACGTCCCCTTGACCCTGGAGGACTTTCAGGCGGCAAGCGACCGCGTGCCGTTGCTTGCGGACCTGAAGCCCAGCGGGAAATATGTCATGGAGGATCTGCATCAGGCCGGCGGCGTGCCGGCGGTGATGCGCCTTCTGGCGGAGCATGGCCTGATCCACGGCGAGTGCCTGACCGTGACCGGCAAGACCGTGGCCGAGAATCTGGCGGAGGCCGCGTCCTTGCGCGCCGGCCAGCCGGTGATCCGCCCCTGGGATCAGCCCATCAAGGCGACCGCGCATATCCAGATCCTGTCGGGCAACCTCGCCCCGGGTGGGTCGGTGGCCAAGATCACCGGCAAGGAGGGGCTTTCTTTCACCGGACCGGCGCGGGTCTTCGACTCGGAGGAGGCGATGCTCGCCGCCCTCGAGGCGGGTGTCATCCAGCGCGGGGATGTCGTCGTCATCCGCTACGAGGGGCCCAAAGGGGGGCCTGGGATGCCGGAGATGCTGACACCGACCTCGGCCCTGATGGGGGCGGGAATGGGGGCGGATGTGGCCCTTATCACCGACGGACGTTTCTCGGGGGGCTCGCATGGCTTTATCATCGGTCATGTCGTGCCCGAGGCCCAGGAGGGGGGACCGATTGCACTCATCCAGGACGGCGATCGCATCACCATCGACGCCCAGGCGCGGCGGCTCTCGGCCGAGGTGAGCGACGAGGAGTGGGCGCGGCGGCGCGCGGCCTGGCGGATGCCGCCTTATAAGGCGGCGCGCGGGACCCTGAAGAAATACATCAAGAACGTCCAGAACGCATCGCTGGGATGCGTGACCGACGAATGA
- a CDS encoding CDGSH iron-sulfur domain-containing protein, with translation MAKITVKANGPYLVSGAEIVDEAGAPFPVEAGKPVALCRCGASQRKPFCDGTHVKIGFQAAETAASFTA, from the coding sequence ATGGCAAAGATCACCGTGAAGGCCAATGGCCCCTATCTCGTATCGGGCGCCGAGATCGTGGATGAGGCCGGCGCGCCGTTCCCGGTGGAGGCCGGGAAACCGGTGGCCCTGTGCCGCTGCGGCGCCTCGCAACGCAAGCCGTTTTGCGACGGCACGCATGTGAAGATCGGATTTCAGGCCGCCGAGACCGCGGCCTCATTCACGGCATGA
- a CDS encoding endonuclease/exonuclease/phosphatase family protein: protein MARRTLHQAWIHGLRPEVTVHFRVVSYNIHGCVGRDRRRDADRIAASIREFAADVVGLQEVDTDSGPGLDSSQMDYLPHATGLHAAHGPLLSRHHGHYGNLVLSAHPILAVRHIDLSVGRHEPRGALDCDIALRDRRLRVVVTHFGLRPAERRAQAARLMAALAPDCHRPLVVMGDFNDWRTQGPTLAPLHGQLGRRASPPTYPAFFPLLPLDRIFVCPAEASVTLHAENSSAARVCSDHLPLHASVVMP, encoded by the coding sequence GTGGCTCGCCGAACACTTCACCAAGCCTGGATCCACGGCCTGCGCCCGGAAGTGACCGTGCATTTCCGGGTCGTCTCGTACAATATTCATGGTTGCGTCGGACGCGACCGCCGGCGCGATGCCGACCGCATCGCCGCCTCCATTCGCGAATTCGCCGCCGACGTGGTCGGCCTGCAGGAGGTCGATACGGATTCCGGTCCGGGGCTCGACAGCAGCCAGATGGACTACCTTCCGCATGCCACCGGCCTGCACGCGGCGCACGGACCACTCCTGAGCCGCCACCATGGCCACTATGGCAATCTCGTTTTGAGCGCGCACCCGATCCTCGCGGTGCGGCATATCGATCTCAGCGTCGGGCGTCATGAGCCGCGCGGGGCCCTCGACTGCGATATCGCCCTGCGCGACCGGCGGTTACGTGTGGTCGTGACCCATTTTGGTCTGCGCCCGGCCGAGCGGCGCGCGCAGGCGGCACGGCTCATGGCCGCACTCGCGCCGGATTGCCATCGACCGCTCGTGGTCATGGGCGACTTCAATGACTGGCGGACGCAGGGTCCAACGCTTGCGCCGCTGCACGGCCAGCTCGGCCGGCGCGCAAGCCCGCCCACCTATCCGGCGTTCTTTCCGCTCCTGCCGCTCGACCGCATCTTCGTGTGTCCGGCCGAGGCCTCGGTGACCCTGCACGCCGAGAATTCCTCAGCGGCGCGCGTTTGCTCCGATCACCTGCCGCTGCATGCGAGTGTCGTCATGCCGTGA
- a CDS encoding VTT domain-containing protein: MDTLFAEGRNCWRIVSAEAVAFLIDGEAYFRAFQEAACTAEDTILISGWDVDSRMALDGAGDGRPDNRLGPFLDTLIRRKPGVHAFLLNWDFSLIFALEREPFPAFKLGWRTHKRLHFHLDGHHPPAGSHHQKIVVVDDRMAFAGGLDLTIHRWDTRAHRAHDKRRMGPAGRPYGPFHDVQIAVSGPAARALGDLVRSRWHEATGERIPAPRARSPATWALSAAPLLHHVPVAISRTRGRYEGHAGVDEIRHLYRDALARAREVVYIENQYLTAAAVGDALRALLQRADPPEIIIVLPLSIPGWLQRHTMGVLRDRLLAQLRAADHKHRLRACYPVVPGLAGDCVKVHSKVLIVDDTFVTVGSANINNRSMGLDSECNISIDGLQDPRIATAIDALRCDLLGEHLGLSEADARQYRREAGSWTAVIDARCDAPRHLEPLPDRAHDALSPLADSLIADPERPVAAPEFIASYVPESARAHLATRLLRNTLILTGFATLGAIWHYTPLHVWLDVPRLIALLRTASRYAAAPLALWGAYLIGGLSFFPVTLLIVVTALAFTPPQNLLYAFLGCLSSASLNYALGRILGGRILHRLAPRAFRELHHRLRRPGLGTMILVSTVPIAPFTVVTVGAGALKVRYRDLVIGTTVGVTPGILLLTLFTGSLASTLDHPATKHILLLAVIAVALAALALGLRRWLAEHFTKPGSTACARK, from the coding sequence ATGGATACCTTGTTTGCCGAAGGTCGCAACTGTTGGCGTATCGTGAGCGCCGAGGCGGTCGCCTTCTTGATCGACGGGGAGGCGTATTTCCGAGCCTTTCAGGAGGCCGCCTGCACCGCCGAGGACACCATCCTGATCTCCGGCTGGGACGTCGACAGCCGCATGGCGCTCGACGGGGCGGGCGATGGACGTCCGGACAACCGCCTTGGTCCGTTTCTCGACACTCTTATACGGCGCAAGCCCGGGGTGCACGCCTTTCTGCTGAACTGGGACTTCTCGCTCATCTTCGCGCTGGAGCGCGAGCCCTTTCCGGCCTTCAAGCTCGGCTGGCGCACCCATAAGCGCCTGCATTTCCACCTCGATGGCCACCATCCTCCGGCCGGTTCGCATCACCAGAAGATCGTCGTCGTCGACGACCGGATGGCATTTGCCGGCGGGCTCGACCTCACCATCCACCGCTGGGACACGCGCGCCCACCGTGCCCACGACAAGCGCCGGATGGGTCCCGCCGGGCGTCCGTATGGACCCTTCCATGATGTCCAGATCGCGGTCAGCGGGCCGGCGGCGCGTGCGCTCGGTGATCTTGTGCGCAGCCGCTGGCACGAGGCCACCGGCGAACGCATCCCGGCACCCCGGGCCCGCTCGCCTGCCACCTGGGCGCTCTCGGCCGCGCCGCTCCTCCACCACGTCCCGGTGGCCATCAGCCGTACCCGAGGCCGCTATGAGGGACACGCCGGGGTCGACGAGATCCGCCACCTCTACCGCGATGCGCTCGCGCGCGCCCGTGAGGTCGTCTATATCGAGAATCAATACCTCACGGCGGCCGCCGTCGGTGACGCCCTGCGCGCGCTGTTGCAGCGCGCCGATCCACCCGAGATCATCATCGTTCTGCCGCTCAGCATCCCCGGCTGGCTGCAACGCCATACCATGGGTGTCCTGCGCGATCGCCTCTTGGCGCAGCTGCGCGCCGCCGACCACAAGCACCGGCTGCGCGCCTGTTATCCGGTGGTCCCGGGACTGGCCGGCGACTGCGTCAAGGTCCACTCCAAGGTCCTGATCGTAGACGACACCTTCGTCACCGTCGGCTCCGCCAATATCAACAACCGCTCCATGGGCCTGGACAGCGAATGCAACATCAGCATCGATGGCCTCCAGGATCCGCGCATCGCGACGGCGATCGATGCCTTGCGCTGCGACCTCCTGGGGGAACATCTGGGATTGTCCGAGGCCGATGCCCGTCAATACCGGCGAGAGGCGGGTTCGTGGACCGCCGTGATCGACGCCCGATGCGATGCCCCGCGCCACCTGGAGCCGCTCCCGGACCGCGCGCACGATGCGCTGTCACCCTTGGCAGACAGCCTCATCGCCGATCCCGAACGACCGGTCGCGGCCCCTGAATTCATTGCGTCCTATGTACCCGAGTCCGCGCGCGCCCATCTCGCCACGCGCCTTTTGCGCAATACCCTGATCTTGACCGGGTTCGCGACACTCGGCGCCATCTGGCACTATACGCCGCTGCATGTCTGGCTGGACGTACCGCGGCTCATCGCCTTGCTGCGTACCGCGAGCCGTTACGCGGCCGCACCGCTGGCCTTGTGGGGCGCCTATCTGATCGGCGGGCTTTCGTTCTTTCCAGTGACGCTGCTCATCGTCGTGACCGCGCTCGCATTCACGCCGCCGCAGAACCTGCTATATGCCTTCCTGGGCTGTCTATCGAGCGCCTCGCTGAACTACGCCCTCGGACGCATCCTCGGCGGGCGCATCCTCCACCGCCTTGCCCCGCGCGCCTTTCGTGAACTGCATCATAGGCTTCGGCGCCCGGGCCTCGGCACCATGATCCTCGTGAGCACGGTGCCGATCGCGCCATTCACGGTGGTCACCGTCGGGGCCGGCGCCCTCAAGGTCCGCTATCGCGATCTTGTCATCGGCACCACCGTCGGTGTCACCCCCGGAATCCTCTTGCTCACCCTTTTTACCGGCAGCCTGGCCTCGACTCTGGATCATCCGGCCACCAAACACATCCTGTTGCTTGCGGTCATCGCGGTGGCCCTGGCGGCCCTTGCCTTAGGGTTGCGAAGGTGGCTCGCCGAACACTTCACCAAGCCTGGATCCACGGCCTGCGCCCGGAAGTGA
- a CDS encoding chaperone modulator CbpM, producing MSDILEGLLLDEYAVVTRAELCGSGRVTPEELDALAALGLLPMRGDEYPAASVALVRRAARLKRGLDTDWELVAVIMDLLHEIDALRSEVRRLKARQR from the coding sequence ATGAGTGACATCCTTGAAGGCCTGCTCCTGGACGAGTACGCAGTGGTGACCCGCGCCGAGCTGTGCGGCAGCGGTCGGGTGACGCCCGAGGAGCTCGACGCGCTCGCCGCGCTTGGGCTCCTGCCCATGCGCGGCGACGAGTACCCGGCGGCCTCCGTGGCCCTGGTCCGGCGCGCCGCGCGCCTGAAACGAGGCCTCGACACCGATTGGGAGCTGGTCGCGGTGATCATGGATCTGCTGCATGAGATCGACGCCCTGCGTAGCGAGGTGCGCCGTTTGAAGGCCCGCCAGCGCTAG
- a CDS encoding DnaJ C-terminal domain-containing protein encodes MELRLPEGSQSGQKLRLKGRGMPGTPPGDQYVLIEIVNPKVDSERARELYRTLARDLAFDPRAHWGAA; translated from the coding sequence GTGGAGCTGCGCCTGCCGGAGGGCTCCCAGTCCGGCCAGAAACTGCGGTTAAAGGGGCGCGGCATGCCGGGCACGCCGCCCGGCGACCAGTACGTTCTCATCGAGATCGTCAATCCCAAGGTCGATAGCGAACGCGCCCGCGAGCTCTATCGCACGCTGGCCCGCGATCTGGCCTTCGATCCGCGCGCGCATTGGGGGGCGGCATGA
- a CDS encoding DnaJ domain-containing protein, with amino-acid sequence MHYRDYYRIMGVERTASAEDIKRAYRKLARRYHPDVSKEPKAEERFKEIGEAYEVLRDPEKRAAYDRLGSQWQPDQDFTPPPGWQRTAHGAAAGGHVFEGDNFSDFFESLFGGGRRGAVRGSDEVAHLTITLEEAFHGATRPLRLTIPKHDARGRLAPETRTLNVRIPKGVQQGQQIRLAGQGNPGPAGAGDLYLEIAIAPHPLYRVDGRDLYLTAPVTPWEAAISRSPSRRIPCTAWTAATSISPRRSLPGRPRSAPASRSRRSPEPWSCACRRAPSPARNCG; translated from the coding sequence ATGCACTATCGCGACTATTACCGGATCATGGGGGTGGAGCGGACGGCCAGCGCCGAGGACATCAAACGCGCCTACCGCAAGCTCGCCCGCCGCTATCACCCGGACGTGAGCAAGGAGCCCAAGGCCGAGGAGCGTTTCAAGGAGATCGGCGAGGCCTACGAGGTGCTGCGCGACCCGGAAAAGCGCGCCGCCTACGATCGTCTCGGCAGCCAATGGCAACCGGACCAGGACTTCACGCCACCCCCGGGCTGGCAGCGTACCGCCCATGGCGCGGCGGCCGGCGGCCACGTCTTCGAGGGAGACAATTTCAGCGATTTTTTCGAAAGCCTCTTTGGGGGCGGGCGGCGGGGTGCTGTGCGCGGTTCGGATGAGGTCGCGCACCTTACGATCACGCTCGAGGAGGCGTTCCACGGGGCCACGCGCCCGTTGCGGCTCACCATCCCAAAGCACGATGCCCGCGGGCGCCTGGCGCCGGAGACGCGCACACTCAACGTGCGCATCCCCAAGGGTGTTCAGCAGGGTCAGCAGATCCGTCTGGCCGGTCAGGGCAATCCGGGACCGGCGGGGGCCGGAGACTTGTATCTCGAGATCGCCATCGCGCCGCATCCCCTGTACCGCGTGGACGGCCGCGACCTCTATCTCACCGCGCCGGTCACTCCCTGGGAGGCCGCGATCTCGAGATCGCCATCGCGCCGCATCCCCTGTACCGCGTGGACGGCCGCGACCTCTATCTCACCGCGCCGGTCACTCCCTGGGAGGCCGCGCTCGGCGCCCGCCTCAAGGTCCCGACGCTCGCCGGAACCGTGGAGCTGCGCCTGCCGGAGGGCTCCCAGTCCGGCCAGAAACTGCGGTTAA